Proteins from one Podospora pseudoanserina strain CBS 124.78 chromosome 1, whole genome shotgun sequence genomic window:
- a CDS encoding hypothetical protein (EggNog:ENOG503PN96), whose product MGVQEQAKGVVKPGGCLPVPHDDLLHFSRCLKYDEREKYVQNAPEHLRSQVGHLLSRVEHVRSEIDARPDGEFWTSRLADHISDFRSKPQPKKTERSPLAATLSRLHIASRTNLSRTSRLDVPEIRLGGKTLSTPNIAEVLSANPSPTFQDIKDHPYKGLQAGAVYYKDGIPYTHPKLEGSFPNQTTPLDDLLSNKGDKSLLKESCEEGMLRWFHIPSNNMAWVEEAIARHYNEERPPREDLFGKPKVKSKTHEILRRVGWRGHSREGVDPNSPPHTRQLNPGCEVIKSGHENNPNAMCLFAPYLHWETALGLERQNKSIERTTRSAILQHASGMQVQDRVEDTFHQELQVHQVNNTSLSSLAREAIVSSTNHFRSMTMRATTRRGVVGRILFCAARIAKLMVSYEDDELVSKYLYANPPLHPRRTLHQSLNEYSTFLRDTERLDKDQIVYRATAGLKDPTRQQCSKFCQCSDCTSARATVPRFLMVDQLWVFVLDENTVITSFPQRWGSYFTSDPSGIHSRVGKQLERERDGVSSSYDLVLKIFNVCSRVFYENIKFADRQPMLNYIFSDSINFVTTRELAARQELSQLAQTILAAYRSPDKTQIAEAHKAVMNINPEAGLLRQVDNILSDLSIIRQIKIVQQEVLKQYHVNVARVLVPNYAIRAGFEPHTPGLKEVKRMQESLRDDQDVSEETKSAASWTLSCADDSEMFLADQYRQIDRLYRAAEHCQRRLEELLETKNKYAGIVGAWEAVANSIEQSNQGKSIMLFSVLSIIFLPLSFITSIFGMNIQDYRIGLGTLAQELYYVFGVSIIVIFISLLLAFDKFSLALLLYCIKVPTKWVMTRIALLQPASFGTRTRNYRKLNEKRVRKIQQMEEEIQRARLVRDTKEFWRTIEAEQARRRAGLGPQGGKRVDSDKFVV is encoded by the exons ATGGGTGTACAGGAGCAGGCAAAGGGGGTGGTAAAGCCAGGAGGTTGCCTTCCGGTTCCACATGACGACCTGTTACACTTCAGTCGCTGTCTCAAGTAcgatgagagagagaaataCGTCCAAAATGCCCCCGAACACCTCCGCAGCCAGGTGGGGCATTTGCTGTCCCGGGTTGAGCATGTCAGGTCCGAGATCGACGCCCGGCCCGATGGAGAGTTCTGGACTTCCAGGTTAGCCGACCACATATCCGACTTCAGATCAAAGCCCCAGCCAAAGAAGACGGAGCGGTCGCCGCTAGCCGCTACTCTTTCCCGACTACACATCGCTAGCCGGACCAACCTCAGCCGAACAAGTCGTCTTGACGTTCCAGAAATCCGCCTTGGTGGCAAGACTTTATCGACACCCAATATCGCCGAGGTCCTTTCAGccaacccatccccaacatTTCAGGACATCAAGGACCACCCATACAAAGGCCTCCAGGCCGGTGCTGTCTACTACAAAGATGGTATTCCCTACACTCATCCCAAGCTGGAAGGCAGTTtcccaaaccaaacaaccCCGTTGGACGATTTACTCTCAAACAAGGGTGATAAGAGCTTGCTCAAAGAATCTTGTGAAGAAGGCATGTTGAGATGGTTTCACATTCCGTCCAATAACATGGCCTGGGTAGAA GAAGCGATAGCCCGCCATTACAATGAAGAACGCCCACCAAGAGAGGACCTGTTTGGGAAGCCAAAGGTCAAGTCCAAGACACATGAGATTCTTCGACGGGTCGGATGGCGAGGTCACTCTCGGGAGGGCGTTGATCCTAACAGCCCACCCCACACCCGCCAACTGAACCCCGGTTGTGAGGTGATCAAAAGCGGTCACGAAAACAACCCTAACGCCATGTGCCTCTTT GCCCCGTACCTCCACTGGGAGACAGCATTGGGATTGGAAAGACAAAACAAGTCCATCGAGAGAACCACCAGATCTGCAATTTTACAACATGCGTCAGGCATGCAAGTCCAGGATCGGGTTGAAGATACCTTTCACCAAGAGCTTCAGGTCCACCAAGTCAACAATacttccctctcttcccttgCCCGCGAGGCCATCGTCTCATCCACGAACCACTTTCGTTCCATGACGATGCGGGCTACTACTAGACgaggtgttgttggaagGATCTTGTTTTGTGCCGCCAGAATCGCAAAGCTGATGGTGTCttatgaggatgatgaactCGTCAGCAAGTATCTTTATGCTAATCCCCCGTTGCATCCCCGACGGACATTGCATCAGTCTCTAAATGAGTATTCCACCTTTCTGAGGGATACTGAACGCTTGGACAAGGATCAGATTGTGTACAGAGCAACAGCTGGGCTCAAAGACCCGACTCGCCAGCAGTGCAGCAAGTTTTGCCAGTGCTCTGACTGTACGAGTGCACGGGCAACTGTGCCTCGGTTTTTGATGGTGGACCAGCTGTGGGTATTTGTCTTGGATGAAA ATACTGTCATCACAAGCTTTCCACAACGCTGGGGATCTTACTTCACAAGCGATCCGTCAGGAATCCACTCTCGAGTAGGAAAGCAACTTGAAAGAGAGCGAGATGGGGTCAGCAGTTCATATGATCTGGTTCTCAAGATATTCAACGTCTGCAGCAGGGTGTTTTACGAGAATATCAAGTTTGCGGACAGACAGCCCATGCTCAATTACATCTTTTCCGATTCGATCAACTTTGTG ACCACAAGAGAATTAGCCGCCCGTCAAGAGCTCTCCCAGCTTGCTCAGACGATCCTAGCAGCTTACCGTTCCCCTGACAAGACTCAAATCGCCGAAGCCCACAAGGCAGTCATGAACATCAACCCCGAGGCCGGCCTCCTCCGGCAAGTAGACAACATTCTCAGCGACCTGAGCATCATCCGCCAGATCAAGATCGTCCAGCAAGAAGTCCTCAAGCAGTACCACGTCAACGTTGCCCGGGTCCTAGTTCCCAACTATGCCATCCGTGCCGGCTTCGAGCCGCATACACCCGGTCTCAAGGAGGTAAAGCGCATGCAAGAAAGCCTCCGTGACGACCAAGATGTCTCGGAAGAGACCAAGTCAGCGGCAAGCTGGACGCTCTCCTGTGCCGATGACTCGGAGATGTTCCTCGCGGATCAATACAGGCAGATTGACCGTTTGTACAGAGCAGCGGAACACTGCCAAAGGAGACTGGAGGAGCTGCTAGAGACGAAAAACAAGTACGCCGGCATTGTCGGGGCGTGGGAAGCGGTAGCCAACAGCATCGAGCAAAGCAACCAGGGCAAGTCTATCATGCTGTTCTCAGTACTGAGTATTATTTTC CTCCCCCTCTCTTtcatcaccagcatcttCGGCATGAATATCCAAGACTACCGCATCGGTCTCGGCACCCTCGCACAGGAACTCTACTATGTTT TCGGGGTCTCAATAATCGTAatcttcatctccctcctcctcgcctttgACAAGTTCTCCCTCGCACTCCTCCTCTACTGCATCAAGGTTCCCACCAAGTGGGTCATGACTCGGATTGCGCTCCTTCAACCGGCCTCGTTTGGCACCAGGACGAGAAATTACCGCAAGCTCAACGAGAAGCGGGTGAGGAAGATCCAGCAGATGGAAGAGGAGATCCAGCGGGCGAGGCTGGTGAGGGATACCAAGGAGTTTTGGCGGACGATCGAGGCGGAGCAGGCGAGGAGgcgggctgggttggggccacaggggggaaagagggTGGATAGTGACAAGTTTGTTGTTTAA